The genomic stretch GCAGGCTCGAGGCCGGCAACCCCAGGCGCCTGCGGCTGCAGGATGCCATCTGTGACCTGGAGGCCCGCGGTGGCGATAGCTGGCAACGCTGGATCTGCTCAGGAGGAGTCCAAGCTCCTGCCGTCCAGACCCCCTGAACAGAGGCGGGCCCAGCGGGCCGTGCTGGTGGCGGCGGTGCTCTTCGCGCTGATCGGGCTGCTGCTGCAGTGGTGGCGGCTGCAGGTGCTCACCGCCTCCTACGACCAGGGCATCTTTCTGCAAACGATCTGGAGCGGATTGCAGGGCCATCCCTTCGAGAGCACCCTCTCCTCCCAGCTCTCCACCAATGTCATCCACGCCGGGGAACCTCCCTCCCTGGGCTATCACCGCCTGGGCCAGCACTTCACCCCAGCCCTGCTGCTCTGGGTGCCCCTGGTTGGGCTGCTGGGGATCTGGGCGCTGCCGCTTGTGCAGGTGGGCCTGATGACCGCCGCCGGACTGGTTCTGCATCGAATCGCCCGCGAGCGATTGCAGGATCCCTGGCTGGCCGCCTTCCTGGCCTGCAGCTTCTTCGGTGCCAACGCGGTGATCGGCCCCACCTGGGGGAACTTCACCGATCTGTGCCAGCTCCCCCTGGCCGTGCTGCTGCTCTGGTATGGGCTGCAGCGCCGCCTCTGGTGGTTGCTGGCGCTGACGGCGGTGGCGGTGCCAATGATCCGCGAGGACACCGGCGTTCTGCTGGTGGGGATCAGCCTCTGGATCCTGGTGCGGCAGCGTCAGCGCTGGCCCCTGGCCCTGGCTCTGGCCGCCCTGGGGCTGGGCTGGGTGTTGCTGGTGACCAACGTGCTGATGCCCCTGTTCAGCGACGACAACTCCCGCCGCTTCATGGTGGAGAACTTCGGCCAGTACATCGGTGACGCGGAGCAGGCCAGCAGCCTGGAGGTGCTGCACAAGGCTCTCAGGCAGCCGTTGGTGATACTGCGGGAGCTGATCTGGCCGCCAGGAGAGACTCTGCGTTACCTGCTGGCGCAGGGTCTGCCCCTGATGCTGGTGCCGCTGATCAGCCTCGACAGCTGGCTGCTGATGGGCATGCCCCTGCTGGGCCTGCTGCTGGCTCAGGGATCGAACAACCCCCTCTCGATCAACCTCCGCTACGCCCTGCTGGTGGTGCCTGGGCTGTTCGCCGGGGCGATCGAGTGGTGGCGCCGCCATCCCCAGGTCTTTGCCCATCGGCGTCTGCGCCGGGTCTGGATCGGCTGCATCACGCTCTCGCTGCTGTTCACCCTGCTGGCCAACCCCAACCGCAGCCTCTCGTTCCTGATTCCCGACAGCATCGATCCCTGGGTCTACAGCTCACCGCCGCGTCAGTGGAGCCACGGGGCCAGCGCCCGGGCGCTGCTCAGAACGATCCCCGAGGGCGCCAGCGTGACCGCCACCACGCCGCTGATCCCCCACCTGGCCCAGAGACCGGTGCTGATCCGCTTCCCGAACGGGGTGATCTACCGCGACCGCCAGGGCAGTCGCCGGGCCGTCGACTGGATCGCCATCGATTTCGATTGGTTGCGCCGCTATGCGGTGGCATTCCCCGTCGATCGGGAAGCCCTGGAGACCAGCCTCGAGGCCCTGAACTCCCTGCCTGAGCCCTACGGAGTGAGGGCCTTCGCCGATGGGGTGGTGCTGCTGCAACGGAAAGCGCCCGATGTGCAGCCAGCGCGGCGCCAGCTCCAGGAGCTGATGGGCTCGATCCAGCGACAGCTCGATCGCAGACCCGACTGAAGGAACGGGGCTCCAAACAGGAACCGGGCAACAAGAACGATGCCCCCGTAACCGCGTTCCTGAGCAGGCTCAGAAGCGAGGTGACGGGGGCGTTCGCCGGGTCCACTCTGGCGCGGAACCGATTGATCAGGAAACAAGCGCCGAAATCAGCCGGCGTTCTCCGCGATCAGCAGACCCTGGGTCATGGAACTGTGGCTCACGGGCACCTCCTCCTTGGGGGGATAAAGCCAGCCGGCGACGCATTCGAAGCGGGCTCATCGGGCACGGGGCCTGACGGCCTGCTCCACGACACTGCTGACGGAACAGGACGAATCTAAGGGAGTTGCCTGGCCAGGCGAGAGCCCTTGAGCCGGGCAGCACAGGGAGAATCCTGGCCACAAAAAAGCGCCCCGAAGGGCGCCGTGTGGACGATGACAGCCGATCAGAGGGCGTTGCCGCGGGGCAGGACCTCTTCAGGGAAGACGAAGTTTTCATGCGGCTGGTCGGCCGGTGCCATCCAGGCACGCAGACCCTCGTTCAGAAGAATGTTCTTCGTGTAGAAGGTCTCGAATTCGGGGTCCTCAGCGGCGCGGATCTCCTGCGACACGAAGTCGTAGGCACGCAGGTTGAGGGCCAGGCCGATGATGCCGATGCTGCTGGTCCACAGACCCATCACCGGCACGAACAGCATGAAGAAGTGCAGCCAGCGCTTGTTGGAGAAGGCGATCCCGAAGATCTGGCTCCAGAAGCGGTTGGCGGTGACCATCGAATAGGTCTCCTCTTCCTGGGTGGGCTCGAACGCCTTGAAGGTGTTCGCCTGCTCGGAATCCTCGAACAGGGTGTTCTCCACCGTGGCGCCGTGGATGGCACAGAGCAGAGCACCACCGAGGATGCCGGCCACGCCCATCATGTGGAACGGGTTCAGGGTCCAGTTGTGGAAGCCCTGCAGGAAGAGCAGGAAGCGGAAGATGGCGGCCACCCCGAAGGAGGGGGCGAAGAACCAGCTGCTCTGGCCCAGCGGATACATCAGGAAGACACTGACGAACACCGCGATCGGACCGGAGAAGGCGATGGCGTTGTAGGGACGGATGCCCACCAGACGGGCGATCTCGAACTGACGCAGCATGAAGCCGATCAGCGCGAAGGCGCCGTGCAGGGCGACGAACGGCCAGAGGCCGCCCAGCTGCACCCAGCGCACGAAGTCACCCTGGGCTTCCGGGCCCCAGAGCAGCAGCAGGCTGTGCCCCATGGCATCAGCCGGGGTGCTCACCGCGGCGGTGAGGAAGTTGCAGCCCTCCAGGTAGCTGCTGGCAATGCCGTGGGTGTACCAGGAGGTGGCGAAGGTGGTGCCGGTCAGCCAGCCGCCCAGGGCCAGGTAGGCCGTGGGGAACAGCAGCAGGCCGGACCAGCCGACAAAAACAAAGCGGTCACGCTTGAGCCAGTCATCGAGGATGTCGAACCATCCCCGTGCGGCAGGCGCGCGCCCTACAGCGATCGTCATGCGGGTACTTCATGAAGCTTTACACGATTTATCCTACGGAAAACCGGCAGGCGTCGGGAGCCGGCCCGATCGAGCACGCCAGTAAATAAGTAATTGCACTCAGCAGGCCCGGGGCATGGCCAGCGGCGGCGCGGCAGGCCGTTCGCCAGAGTGGCCCTGGTCTTCAAGCGCACAACGTGTACGTCGTCGAGCTCGTCCTCAAGCTCAGCCCCATGCCCATCTCGGTGCAACGCAAGGAGCTGAGCGACGCCCAGTCGCTCCACAGCGAGATCCGGGCGGCCATGGAAAGCGGCCATCCCCGGGTGCTCGAGCTCCACTGCGAGAAAGCCGAAGAGAAGCGCGTGAGCCTGCTGAGCGGCGAACTGCTGGCCGTTCAGCTCTATGAGAAGTCGGCGGTCGGCGGCGGCAGCAAGCGGCCAGGCTTCAGCGTCGACGGTTGATGTCCCGGGGCAACCCCTCCAGCGATGCCGTCTCGCCCCGGTCTCCTGCCCTGGAGGTGGAGGATCTCTGTTTCGGCTGGCCCAACGGGAGAGCCGCCCTCGATCATTGCGACCTGCTCCTGCCCGGGCCAGGCCTCTGGATGCTGGTGGGCGGCAACGGCAGCGGCAAGAGCACCCTGCTGCGTCTGATCGCCGGCCTGCTCGAGCCCAGTGCCGGCCGGGTGGCACTCACACTGAAGCCCGCCCTGGTGTTCCAGAACCCTGATCACCAGTTGCTGCTGCCCAGCTGCGGCACCGATCTGCAGCTCGGCCTTGTGCAGGGTCGGCCGGCCGCGGAGCGGCAGGCGCGGGTGTCCGCAGCCCTCGCCCAGGTGGGGCTGGGTGGGTTCGAAGGGCGGCCGATTCACACCCTCAGTGGCGGTCAGAAACAACGACTGGCGATCGCTGGCGCCCTTGCAGGAGATGCGGGCCTGCTGCTGCTCGATGAACCCACAGCCCTGCTCGACCCTGAGAGTCAGCAGGAGGTGCTGGACCTGATCGAGCGGCTCTGCCACCGGCGCGAGCGGCCGCTGACGGCCCTGTGGATCACCCATCGGCTCGAGGAGCTCGACCATTGCGATGGTGCCGCCGAGATGGAACGGGGCCGGATCGGATCCTGGGGGAAGGGCCCAGCCCTGCGGCAGCGCATCGGGAGCCGACGTCCCCCCTTGCCGGGCGGCAGGGCCGACGGGTAGGTTCACCTGAGCCCGTTCCTCGGTAGCTCAGTGGTAGAGCGGTCGGCTGTTAACCGATTGGTCGCAGGTTCGAATCCTGCCCGGGGAGTTCATCACCAGAGTGCCGCGTTCTGAACGATGGCCCCGGTCACACTGGTCTTCTTGTGCTGTCTGGACAGAGTCCAACGTCTCCAGGGAGCCGGTGGAGGGCACTGTGTTGTCACAGCGGGACGGCGCTGGCAAGGCCTGAGCCGGTAGAAAATCTATAGATTCAATTCAGACAGCTCCGGGCTTGTCGGGGCAGATTCCTTGTCAGAACAGTCTTTCGTCCCTCCGAGCCAGCCGCCGCAGCGGCCTGCCGAAACGCGCTGAAGCGGCGGATCAGGAGAAAATATGGACTCACTTGTTGATGCCGGCCATTTTCCGCCAGCCGTCACGTGTCCTCCAGCACCTGCCATGAAACCCTGCATCCTGCTGATCGAGGACGACGAGGACATGCGCGAGCTGGTGGCGGGCCATTTCGAGCACGGTGGCTTCGTGGTGGAGACCGCCGATGACGGGATCAAGGGTCAGGCCCTCGCCCTGCAGGCCAACCCGGATCTGATCCTGCTCGATCTGATGCTCCCGAAGGTCGATGGTCTGACTCTCTGCCAGCGGCTGCGCCGGGATGAGCGCACCGCCAGCATCCCGATTCTGATGATCACAGCCCTGGGCGGCACCAAGGACAAGGTGAGCGGATTCAACTCCGGCGCCGACGACTACCTCACCAAACCCTTCGATCTCGAGGAGCTGATGGTGCGGGTGAAAGCTCTGCTGCGCCGCAGCGACCGGGCCCCACTCTCCACCAAGCACAGCGAAATTCTCAGCTATGGCCCCCTCACGCTGGTGCCGGAGCGGTTTGAGGCGATCTGGTTCGACGAGCCGGTGCGCCTGACCCACCTGGAGTTCGAGCTGCTCCACTGCCTCCTGCAGCGCCATGGCCAGACCGTGGCGCCCTCGTTGATCCTCAAGGAAGTCTGGGGCTACGAACCGGACGACGACATCGAGACCATCCGGGTGCACGTGCGCCACCTGCGCACCAAGCTGGAACCCGATCCGCGCAAACCTCGCTTCATCAAAACGGTCTATGGAGCCGGTTACTGCCTGGAGCTGCCCACCGGAGCCAAGCTCGCCCAGCAGGAGGCCCTGATGCGCAGCCAACGGGAGGAGGAGCAGCTGGCCGCAGCCCCCCACGCCCTCGAGAGCGCCTGAGCCCAGCTCAGCTGATCACTCCACTCAGCTCCAGCAGAGCCACTTCCCAGGCCAGGCGCGGTTGCACGAATCCCCGCAACTGGCCCCGCAACCGCTCCAGCCGCTGCTGTGTCTCCAGCAGCGGCTCCCTGCGCCAGAGACGCAGCTGCCACCAGTTCAGCAGCCACAACTGCTGATCCAGATCGAGCGTTTCACTCAGGTCGCGGGCCAGAGCCATGGCCTCGAGCGGATCGGCCGCCAGGGCCCCCAGCCGTTCCGCCAGGCCGCTGGGCAACCCTCGCCACTGACGGCGATGCTCCATCAGGGCCCCCGGGGCGCCGGCGGCCAGCTCGATCAGTTCGGGAGGCTCATCGGCCCCTGGGGCGCCTTGAGCCTCGGTGACATCAGCCTGCCGCGCCATGACCTCGGCCATCGCGACGGGATCGAGGCGGCGGAAGGGAATCTGCTGGCAACGGGAGCGGATCGTGCTGAGCAGGCGCTCCGGCGCGGCGCTGAGCAGCAGCAACAGCCCAGCCCCAGGCTCCTCCAGGGTCTTGAGCAACCCGCTGGCCGCCCCCTCCGCCATCAGCTCCACGGCCTCGATCACCACCACCGGGCGTGGACCAGCCACCGCCCGCCTCGCCAGAAACGGTCCGACGGATCGGATCTGCTCCAGCCGGATCTGCGGCAGACCCCGTTTGCTCACCCCCTCGGCCATCGCCTGGCTCACCGGCACGAGCCGTCCCTGGTGGGAGTAGGTGGGCTCCAGCCAGAGCAGATCAGGATGATTGCCCTGGCTCAGGCGCCGTCGCACGGCCGGGGCGCCTGCGGGTCCAGCCAGAATCCCCTCCAGGAAGCGCAGCCCCCCCAGGCGCCGCCCCACTCCCTCAGGTCCGGAGAGCAGGTAGGCCGCGGCAAGGCGCCGCCGCTCCAGGGCCGAGCGCATCAGCGCCACCGCTGTGGGCTGGCCGATCAGATCAGCAAAGAGATCAGCCATCGGGATCGCCTGGCCAAACCCGGGGGAAGCGCTCCAGCAGCGCCGCGCGCAGGGCCGCTTCCACCTCAGCGGGCGATCCGGCGGCATCCACCCGGCTCCAGCCCCTCTCCGCCGCCAACCGGGCAAAACCGGCCGACACCCGTTCCAGAAACGGAAGGCCAGCCGCCTCGATCCGATCAGCGCCTCGATGCCCACGACGCTGGGCGGAAAGGGTCAGGGGAAGATCGAGCCAGAGGGTGAGGTCGGGCTCCAGGCCGTCGGTGGCCATGGCCTCCAGCTGGTCGATCAGCTCGAGGGACAGCCCCCGGCCGTGTCCCTGGTAGGCGGCCGTGGAGCCGGCGAAGCGATCGCTGAGCACCCAGTGACCAGCCGCCAGGGCCGGCTCGATCAGGCTCTGCACATGCTGGGCGCGATCGGCGGCGTAGAGCAGGAGCTCGGCGGTGGCCACCGGCGCCGCCTCCTCCGGGGGATGCAGCAGCAGCTGCCGCAGACCACGACCGAGCGGGGTTCCGCCGGGCTCACGGCTGCTCACCAGGCAGGCACCGGCCGGCATCAGGCCGCTGAGGGGAAGCCAGAGAGCGAGGCGTTCGAGCTGGCTCG from Synechococcus sp. CBW1107 encodes the following:
- a CDS encoding DNA polymerase III subunit delta', with the protein product MADLFADLIGQPTAVALMRSALERRRLAAAYLLSGPEGVGRRLGGLRFLEGILAGPAGAPAVRRRLSQGNHPDLLWLEPTYSHQGRLVPVSQAMAEGVSKRGLPQIRLEQIRSVGPFLARRAVAGPRPVVVIEAVELMAEGAASGLLKTLEEPGAGLLLLLSAAPERLLSTIRSRCQQIPFRRLDPVAMAEVMARQADVTEAQGAPGADEPPELIELAAGAPGALMEHRRQWRGLPSGLAERLGALAADPLEAMALARDLSETLDLDQQLWLLNWWQLRLWRREPLLETQQRLERLRGQLRGFVQPRLAWEVALLELSGVIS
- a CDS encoding response regulator transcription factor, coding for MKPCILLIEDDEDMRELVAGHFEHGGFVVETADDGIKGQALALQANPDLILLDLMLPKVDGLTLCQRLRRDERTASIPILMITALGGTKDKVSGFNSGADDYLTKPFDLEELMVRVKALLRRSDRAPLSTKHSEILSYGPLTLVPERFEAIWFDEPVRLTHLEFELLHCLLQRHGQTVAPSLILKEVWGYEPDDDIETIRVHVRHLRTKLEPDPRKPRFIKTVYGAGYCLELPTGAKLAQQEALMRSQREEEQLAAAPHALESA
- the tmk gene encoding dTMP kinase, with protein sequence MAVPEHPRGRFLVLEGIDGSGKSSQLERLALWLPLSGLMPAGACLVSSREPGGTPLGRGLRQLLLHPPEEAAPVATAELLLYAADRAQHVQSLIEPALAAGHWVLSDRFAGSTAAYQGHGRGLSLELIDQLEAMATDGLEPDLTLWLDLPLTLSAQRRGHRGADRIEAAGLPFLERVSAGFARLAAERGWSRVDAAGSPAEVEAALRAALLERFPRVWPGDPDG
- the psbD gene encoding photosystem II D2 protein (photosystem q(a) protein) is translated as MTIAVGRAPAARGWFDILDDWLKRDRFVFVGWSGLLLFPTAYLALGGWLTGTTFATSWYTHGIASSYLEGCNFLTAAVSTPADAMGHSLLLLWGPEAQGDFVRWVQLGGLWPFVALHGAFALIGFMLRQFEIARLVGIRPYNAIAFSGPIAVFVSVFLMYPLGQSSWFFAPSFGVAAIFRFLLFLQGFHNWTLNPFHMMGVAGILGGALLCAIHGATVENTLFEDSEQANTFKAFEPTQEEETYSMVTANRFWSQIFGIAFSNKRWLHFFMLFVPVMGLWTSSIGIIGLALNLRAYDFVSQEIRAAEDPEFETFYTKNILLNEGLRAWMAPADQPHENFVFPEEVLPRGNAL
- a CDS encoding ABC transporter ATP-binding protein; protein product: MSRGNPSSDAVSPRSPALEVEDLCFGWPNGRAALDHCDLLLPGPGLWMLVGGNGSGKSTLLRLIAGLLEPSAGRVALTLKPALVFQNPDHQLLLPSCGTDLQLGLVQGRPAAERQARVSAALAQVGLGGFEGRPIHTLSGGQKQRLAIAGALAGDAGLLLLDEPTALLDPESQQEVLDLIERLCHRRERPLTALWITHRLEELDHCDGAAEMERGRIGSWGKGPALRQRIGSRRPPLPGGRADG
- a CDS encoding DUF2079 domain-containing protein, producing MPSVTWRPAVAIAGNAGSAQEESKLLPSRPPEQRRAQRAVLVAAVLFALIGLLLQWWRLQVLTASYDQGIFLQTIWSGLQGHPFESTLSSQLSTNVIHAGEPPSLGYHRLGQHFTPALLLWVPLVGLLGIWALPLVQVGLMTAAGLVLHRIARERLQDPWLAAFLACSFFGANAVIGPTWGNFTDLCQLPLAVLLLWYGLQRRLWWLLALTAVAVPMIREDTGVLLVGISLWILVRQRQRWPLALALAALGLGWVLLVTNVLMPLFSDDNSRRFMVENFGQYIGDAEQASSLEVLHKALRQPLVILRELIWPPGETLRYLLAQGLPLMLVPLISLDSWLLMGMPLLGLLLAQGSNNPLSINLRYALLVVPGLFAGAIEWWRRHPQVFAHRRLRRVWIGCITLSLLFTLLANPNRSLSFLIPDSIDPWVYSSPPRQWSHGASARALLRTIPEGASVTATTPLIPHLAQRPVLIRFPNGVIYRDRQGSRRAVDWIAIDFDWLRRYAVAFPVDREALETSLEALNSLPEPYGVRAFADGVVLLQRKAPDVQPARRQLQELMGSIQRQLDRRPD